A stretch of Chitinophaga caeni DNA encodes these proteins:
- a CDS encoding hotdog family protein codes for MLANNFYTVQSSDQVSETQIQYKIHINGAHPIFEGHFPEQPVVPGVCMMQTITELAGQSVQQELILQKANTMKFVNMIDPRQQADVIVDLQWSQLEDQLLKVNATIKSDTITFMKLQGVFARK; via the coding sequence ATGTTAGCAAATAATTTTTATACGGTGCAATCTTCCGACCAGGTGTCGGAAACGCAAATCCAGTACAAGATTCATATCAATGGCGCCCACCCGATATTTGAAGGTCACTTCCCGGAACAACCGGTCGTGCCGGGCGTATGCATGATGCAAACGATCACGGAACTGGCGGGGCAATCTGTTCAACAAGAACTGATCTTGCAAAAAGCGAACACGATGAAGTTCGTTAATATGATCGATCCGCGGCAGCAGGCTGATGTTATCGTCGATTTGCAATGGAGCCAGTTGGAAGATCAACTGCTGAAGGTGAACGCTACCATTAAATCCGACACAATTACATTCATGAAACTACAAGGTGTTTTTGCAAGGAAATAA
- a CDS encoding outer membrane lipoprotein carrier protein LolA, with amino-acid sequence MRKIILMLMLGLLGGLTVQAQQYKELANPAAFRETFSKAAQQIKTIQSDFVQEKELSMLADKITSKGKFWFKQADKVKMEYLQPTYYLVIINGKNIKIKDSKQVSKVSTSQSKIFQKISKITADCVQGNILNSSSFTSKVQENNLFYKVVLTPKDKDIATYFSNIELLVDKKDYSVSKIVMQDTSGDHTTMTFIHKSLNVPLADEVFSVN; translated from the coding sequence ATGCGTAAAATAATTTTGATGTTGATGTTGGGGTTGTTGGGTGGACTTACCGTTCAGGCTCAACAATATAAAGAGTTGGCAAACCCGGCAGCATTCAGGGAAACTTTCAGCAAGGCTGCCCAACAAATTAAAACGATACAGAGCGATTTCGTGCAGGAGAAAGAATTGTCCATGCTGGCCGATAAGATCACCAGTAAAGGCAAATTCTGGTTCAAACAAGCCGATAAGGTAAAGATGGAATACCTGCAACCTACTTATTACCTGGTAATTATCAATGGTAAAAATATCAAGATCAAGGATAGCAAGCAGGTGAGTAAAGTATCTACTTCGCAAAGTAAAATTTTTCAAAAGATCAGTAAGATCACAGCGGATTGCGTGCAGGGAAATATCTTGAACAGCAGTTCATTCACTTCGAAAGTGCAAGAAAATAACCTGTTCTATAAAGTAGTGCTCACTCCGAAAGATAAAGATATTGCTACTTATTTCTCCAATATCGAATTATTGGTTGATAAAAAGGATTACAGCGTGTCAAAGATCGTGATGCAAGATACTTCAGGCGATCATACCACGATGACCTTCATTCATAAATCTTTGAACGTCCCGCTTGCTGATGAGGTATTTTCGGTTAATTAG